A single Bifidobacterium scardovii JCM 12489 = DSM 13734 DNA region contains:
- a CDS encoding glycoside hydrolase family 3 N-terminal domain-containing protein, translated as MNHEQLVELVSEMTLDEKIAQLLQLSGDFYSDKAEERTGPIAQLGLSQTDIDNAGTILGVASAAECRRIQQSYMERNRLHIPTLIMGDVIHGCRTIFPIPLAIGSSWSTDAARTMARVAARESSASGLHVTFSPMVDLVRDPRWGRVMESTGEDPWLNALMAAAMVEGYQGGRAGSAETLADPAATVGACVKHFAGYGAPEGGREYNTVNMSERQLRNDYLPGYHAGIDAGAKLVMTSFNTVDGIPATGNRNLMRDILRDEFGFDGVLISDFGAVREMIAHGVAADDRQAAQLAIEAGVDIEMMTVCYLRELRGLIEDGRVPESMLDESVMRILELKNDLGLFEHPFRGADPEAEARVVLCDDHRQAARTVAEESMVLLKNEGILPLRRSETIALVGPHAASHDVLGAWSWKGDPAEAVSPAEGLRALTGDRVLVGGEPFDCVNPSHAAVAEAVDLASRAGTVVLALGETSEMSGEAAARSDIRLPQAQIDLFEAVRAVNPNIVVVLFNGRPLDLTAIDDARAIVEAWFPGTEAGSALAAVLYGEANPSARLTMSFPYSVGQVPVYYNQFNTGRPAAGRMDEKYVSKYLDVPNDARYPFGFGLSYSSFAYGPVSVSGDRFSAGRPLEIAVDVTNTSTVGGVETVQLYVRDVVGEVVRPVKELKGFERVRLEAGETRTVRFSLGEEQLRYVHSDLDTCSDPGEFLIMVGPNSRDLSEPVSVSLI; from the coding sequence ATGAACCACGAACAACTCGTCGAACTCGTCAGCGAAATGACGCTGGACGAAAAAATAGCCCAGTTGCTGCAGCTGAGCGGCGACTTTTACTCCGACAAGGCCGAGGAACGCACCGGTCCGATCGCGCAGCTCGGCCTGTCGCAGACCGACATCGACAACGCCGGAACGATCCTCGGCGTCGCGTCGGCAGCCGAATGCCGCCGCATCCAGCAGTCGTACATGGAACGCAACCGCCTGCATATCCCGACGCTCATCATGGGCGATGTGATCCACGGTTGCCGGACGATCTTCCCGATCCCGTTGGCGATCGGATCCTCATGGAGCACGGACGCGGCCCGTACCATGGCGCGGGTGGCCGCTCGCGAATCCTCGGCGAGCGGATTGCACGTGACTTTCTCCCCGATGGTGGATCTGGTCCGTGATCCGCGCTGGGGGCGCGTGATGGAATCCACCGGCGAGGACCCGTGGCTCAACGCGCTGATGGCCGCGGCGATGGTCGAGGGCTATCAGGGCGGCAGGGCCGGATCCGCCGAAACGCTCGCCGATCCGGCGGCCACGGTCGGGGCGTGCGTCAAGCATTTCGCCGGATACGGGGCCCCGGAAGGCGGGCGCGAATACAACACGGTGAACATGTCGGAACGCCAGCTGCGCAACGACTATCTGCCCGGATACCATGCGGGCATCGATGCGGGAGCCAAGCTGGTGATGACCTCGTTCAACACGGTCGACGGCATTCCCGCGACCGGCAACCGGAACCTCATGCGCGATATCCTGCGTGACGAGTTCGGATTCGACGGTGTGCTCATCTCCGATTTCGGCGCGGTCAGGGAAATGATCGCGCACGGCGTGGCCGCCGACGACCGGCAGGCTGCGCAGCTGGCCATCGAGGCCGGCGTCGACATCGAAATGATGACGGTCTGCTATCTGCGCGAGCTCCGGGGCCTGATCGAGGATGGCCGCGTGCCCGAATCGATGCTGGACGAATCGGTGATGCGCATACTTGAACTGAAAAACGATCTTGGGCTGTTCGAGCATCCGTTCCGCGGCGCCGACCCCGAGGCCGAGGCTCGGGTCGTGCTGTGCGACGACCACCGTCAGGCCGCGCGCACCGTGGCGGAGGAATCCATGGTGCTGCTCAAGAACGAAGGCATACTGCCGTTGCGCCGCTCGGAGACGATCGCGCTGGTCGGCCCGCATGCCGCATCGCACGATGTGCTGGGTGCGTGGTCGTGGAAGGGCGATCCGGCGGAGGCGGTCAGCCCGGCCGAGGGGCTGCGCGCCCTGACGGGCGACCGCGTGCTGGTCGGCGGCGAGCCGTTCGATTGCGTGAACCCGTCGCATGCCGCGGTCGCTGAAGCCGTGGACCTCGCCTCCCGGGCCGGCACGGTGGTGCTGGCTCTGGGTGAGACTTCCGAGATGAGCGGCGAGGCCGCTGCGCGCTCCGACATCCGGCTGCCGCAGGCGCAGATCGACCTTTTCGAAGCGGTGCGTGCGGTCAACCCGAATATCGTGGTGGTGCTGTTCAACGGCCGTCCGCTCGATCTGACGGCGATCGACGATGCCCGCGCCATCGTGGAAGCGTGGTTTCCCGGCACGGAAGCCGGTTCGGCATTGGCCGCGGTGCTGTATGGCGAAGCGAATCCGAGCGCCAGGCTCACCATGTCGTTCCCGTACTCCGTCGGGCAGGTCCCGGTGTACTACAACCAGTTCAACACCGGTAGACCCGCTGCGGGGAGGATGGACGAGAAGTACGTGTCGAAATATCTGGACGTGCCGAACGATGCCAGGTATCCGTTCGGTTTTGGCCTGAGCTACAGCAGTTTTGCCTATGGGCCGGTTTCGGTGTCGGGCGATCGCTTCTCGGCGGGACGGCCGTTGGAGATCGCGGTTGACGTGACCAATACGTCGACCGTGGGCGGCGTTGAGACGGTGCAGCTCTACGTGCGCGACGTCGTCGGCGAAGTGGTGCGCCCCGTCAAGGAGCTCAAGGGCTTCGAACGGGTGCGGCTGGAGGCCGGCGAGACCCGTACCGTGCGGTTCTCACTTGGGGAGGAACAGCTGCGCTACGTGCACTCCGACCTGGACACGTGCTCCGACCCCGGCGAGTTCCTGATCATGGTCGGCCCCAACAGCCGCGATCTCAGCGAACCCGTTTCGGTTTCGCTGATCTGA
- a CDS encoding ABC transporter permease: MATETMSTQSSAQQQGGKKNAADSVNDSALMRALRLVGRSFATVWSVPKARFGLILLGLIILMAVFAPLLSPYDPKASDFEASLGPNAEHWLGTTGNGQDVLSQLIWGSRISVFVALCAGLLSTAIAVIVGLSWGYIRSFAGEFVGFIVNLFLVIPSLPLMIVVAAYLQNGGLGVIILVVVLTGWAWGSRVLRSQTQTLRSRDFVTAASFSGDSSARIIFHEIFPNMLSLIINNFFGAATAAALAEAGLEFLGLGDSTTVSWGTMLYWAQNNNVLLTGQWVLLFAPGLMIALLAVSMTFINFGVDRLSNPRLREGN; encoded by the coding sequence ATGGCTACCGAAACAATGTCGACGCAATCGTCGGCGCAACAGCAGGGCGGGAAGAAGAACGCCGCCGACTCCGTCAACGACAGCGCGCTCATGCGTGCGCTGCGTCTGGTCGGCCGCAGCTTCGCGACGGTATGGTCGGTGCCGAAGGCCCGTTTTGGCCTGATTCTGTTGGGTCTGATCATCCTGATGGCGGTCTTCGCGCCGCTGCTCAGCCCCTATGATCCGAAGGCCAGCGATTTCGAGGCCAGCCTCGGCCCGAATGCCGAACACTGGCTCGGCACCACCGGCAACGGGCAGGACGTGCTTTCCCAACTGATCTGGGGATCGCGCATCTCGGTGTTCGTCGCGCTGTGCGCAGGCCTGCTCTCCACCGCCATCGCCGTGATCGTCGGCCTGAGCTGGGGCTACATCCGCTCCTTCGCCGGCGAGTTCGTGGGATTCATCGTCAACCTGTTCCTGGTGATCCCGTCGCTGCCGCTGATGATCGTCGTGGCTGCCTACCTGCAGAACGGCGGCCTCGGCGTGATCATCCTCGTGGTGGTGCTGACCGGTTGGGCGTGGGGCTCGCGCGTGCTGCGCAGCCAGACGCAGACGCTGCGGTCGCGCGACTTCGTCACCGCGGCGTCGTTCAGCGGCGACAGCTCGGCGAGGATCATCTTCCACGAGATCTTCCCGAACATGCTCTCGCTGATCATCAACAACTTCTTCGGCGCCGCGACTGCCGCGGCCCTCGCCGAAGCCGGCCTGGAATTCCTCGGTCTCGGCGACTCGACGACCGTCAGCTGGGGCACGATGCTCTACTGGGCTCAGAACAACAACGTGCTGCTCACCGGACAGTGGGTGCTGCTGTTCGCCCCGGGCCTGATGATCGCGCTGCTGGCCGTGTCCATGACATTCATCAATTTCGGCGTCGATCGCCTGAGCAACCCGCGCCTGCGTGAAGGGAACTGA
- a CDS encoding alpha/beta fold hydrolase, with translation MPQSTPDGPSCTAVRAGRRFGSLPRPRGIDDLVIEAPVGPLTALRARPEAGEALGVALLIPGFTGCKEDFYDLMPLLAGRGWDVWAFSQRGQADSVAPQGVEAYHRAHTAQDALDVARIILQATGADQLHLLGHSFGGVTAQAALLADPHPFRSLTLLDSGPHGWPGRHADIREHLAEHPNLDLWSIDNLDRAQVPDSELSTLERFLRERSRATSRDQLIGTLDQLESAEDHSFEIRDTGVPVLVAHGAHDVYSWPQTWLHRMARIIDARLEIIPDAAHCPNGENPAATARVLDDFWTSQNDPATRRRTVFEDQPTESIEPAA, from the coding sequence ATGCCGCAGTCCACGCCTGACGGACCGTCCTGCACGGCGGTGCGTGCCGGACGTCGTTTCGGATCGTTGCCCCGGCCTCGCGGCATCGACGATCTCGTCATCGAAGCGCCGGTCGGCCCGCTGACCGCGCTGCGCGCGCGGCCGGAGGCCGGTGAGGCCCTCGGCGTGGCGCTGCTGATTCCCGGTTTCACCGGCTGCAAGGAGGACTTCTACGACCTCATGCCGCTGTTGGCCGGGCGCGGCTGGGACGTATGGGCGTTCTCACAGCGCGGTCAGGCCGATTCGGTGGCGCCGCAGGGCGTCGAGGCCTACCACCGTGCGCATACCGCGCAGGACGCGCTGGATGTCGCCCGCATCATCCTGCAGGCCACCGGCGCCGACCAGCTGCATCTGCTCGGCCACAGCTTCGGGGGAGTCACCGCCCAAGCCGCGCTGCTGGCCGATCCTCATCCGTTCCGATCGCTGACCCTACTGGATTCGGGGCCGCATGGCTGGCCCGGCCGCCACGCGGATATCCGCGAGCATCTTGCGGAGCATCCGAATCTGGACTTGTGGAGCATCGACAACCTCGACAGGGCGCAGGTTCCCGACAGCGAACTCTCCACGCTGGAACGGTTCCTGCGCGAACGGTCGAGGGCCACGAGCCGTGATCAGCTGATCGGAACGCTTGACCAGCTGGAAAGCGCCGAGGACCACAGCTTCGAGATCCGCGATACGGGCGTGCCCGTACTGGTGGCCCATGGGGCGCACGACGTCTATTCGTGGCCGCAGACATGGCTGCACCGCATGGCGCGCATCATCGACGCGCGGCTTGAGATCATCCCCGATGCCGCGCATTGCCCCAACGGCGAGAATCCGGCCGCCACGGCGCGTGTGCTCGACGATTTCTGGACCAGCCAGAATGACCCGGCAACCCGGCGCCGGACGGTGTTCGAGGATCAGCCAACCGAAAGCATCGAGCCGGCGGCATAG
- a CDS encoding ABC transporter ATP-binding protein: MSLLKVNDLSIEYDVPGTEPVKAVHHVNFELEQGEFVGLVGESGSGKSTLGFALTRLSKPPARISGGQVLFNGKDITTLSDEELRVQRQGGFAMVLQSGMNALNPVRTIRNHFMDIFKAHGHVAKDKREGRALELIRKVGLPDRTLERYPGELSGGMRQRVAIALALSLDPKLMVFDEPTTALDVLVQHEVMNTIRELQASEGFTAILISHDLGIVLESTTRVMVMHNGVIVEDAPSGQILRAPKDDYTKMLLSHYGDPRAERVSVPGLDRKGTYDPNATPTEADKAMTLTVTGVSKVYKGRKRGDKPVTATNNVSFTLHPGESLALVGASGSGKSTIAKMITGIEQPTKGEISLGDKRIDRMKSKRDLRDLHSDIQMVFQDPYAALNPLHTVEYTLMRPILNYTDLRGAAARNRMLELLETVGLTPVEQFAAKLPHQLSGGQRQRVVIARALASNPKVLIADEPVSMLDMTLRAGVLALLDDLRVRLNVSMLYITHDLLSARLITDRIMVLNQGTVVERGDTAQVLQHPHDDYTIRLLNAIPKLETRSDDHAAVHA, from the coding sequence ATGAGCCTGCTGAAAGTCAACGACCTGTCCATCGAGTACGACGTTCCGGGCACCGAGCCGGTCAAGGCCGTGCACCATGTGAACTTCGAGCTGGAGCAGGGCGAGTTCGTCGGTCTGGTCGGCGAATCCGGCTCCGGCAAGTCGACGCTCGGCTTTGCGCTGACCCGCCTGTCGAAGCCGCCGGCACGCATCAGCGGCGGTCAGGTGCTGTTCAACGGCAAGGACATCACCACGCTGAGCGACGAGGAGCTGCGCGTGCAGCGTCAGGGAGGCTTCGCGATGGTGCTGCAGTCCGGCATGAACGCGCTGAACCCCGTGCGCACGATCCGCAACCACTTCATGGACATCTTCAAGGCGCACGGCCATGTGGCCAAGGACAAGCGCGAAGGGCGCGCCCTCGAGCTGATCCGCAAGGTCGGCCTGCCCGACCGCACGCTCGAGCGCTACCCCGGCGAGCTGTCCGGCGGCATGCGCCAGCGCGTGGCCATCGCCCTGGCTCTGTCGCTGGATCCCAAACTCATGGTGTTCGACGAGCCGACCACGGCCCTCGACGTGCTCGTGCAGCACGAGGTGATGAACACGATCCGCGAGCTGCAGGCATCCGAAGGCTTCACCGCGATCCTGATCAGCCACGATCTGGGCATCGTGCTCGAATCGACGACCCGCGTCATGGTCATGCACAACGGCGTGATCGTCGAGGATGCGCCAAGCGGCCAGATCCTGCGCGCTCCCAAGGACGACTATACGAAGATGCTGCTGAGCCACTACGGCGATCCGCGTGCGGAACGGGTGTCGGTGCCGGGGCTCGACCGCAAGGGCACTTATGATCCGAACGCCACGCCTACCGAGGCGGATAAGGCGATGACCCTGACGGTCACCGGCGTCTCGAAGGTGTACAAGGGCCGCAAGCGCGGCGACAAACCGGTCACGGCCACCAACAACGTCTCCTTCACGCTGCATCCGGGTGAATCGCTGGCTCTTGTCGGCGCCTCCGGCTCGGGCAAGTCGACGATCGCGAAGATGATCACCGGCATCGAGCAGCCCACCAAGGGCGAGATCAGCTTGGGGGACAAGCGTATCGACCGGATGAAGAGCAAGCGCGACCTGCGCGACCTGCACTCCGACATCCAGATGGTGTTCCAGGATCCGTACGCGGCCCTGAACCCCCTGCACACCGTCGAATACACGCTGATGCGCCCGATCCTCAACTACACGGATCTGCGCGGGGCGGCGGCCCGCAACCGGATGCTCGAGCTGTTGGAAACCGTGGGACTGACCCCGGTCGAGCAGTTCGCCGCCAAGCTGCCGCATCAGCTGTCGGGCGGGCAGCGCCAGCGCGTGGTCATCGCCCGTGCACTGGCCTCCAACCCGAAGGTGCTGATCGCCGACGAACCGGTGTCGATGCTCGACATGACGCTGCGCGCCGGAGTGCTCGCGTTGCTTGACGACCTGCGCGTGCGGCTCAACGTGTCGATGCTCTACATCACGCACGATCTGCTGAGCGCCCGTTTGATCACCGACCGCATCATGGTGCTCAACCAGGGCACGGTCGTGGAACGCGGCGACACCGCCCAAGTGCTGCAGCATCCGCACGACGACTATACGATCCGTCTGCTCAACGCGATTCCGAAGCTCGAGACAAGGAGCGACGACCATGCCGCAGTCCACGCCTGA
- the rsmI gene encoding 16S rRNA (cytidine(1402)-2'-O)-methyltransferase, whose translation MNARDAEREGSTSGSGMVVLAATPIGNVGDASDRLKELLQRADIVAAEDTRRLFDLANRLGVHVNGTVVAYHDHNERNKADGLLDRVEGGATVLVVSDAGMPTINDPGLAIVRRAIERGLAVTCAPGPSAVLDALALSGLPTDRFCYEGFLPRKHAERVQHLRMLQAERRTIVFYETPHRIAESMDDLLDAFGANRPMALCRELTKDYEQIRRGPIAEIRQGVIDDPPRGEIVLVIAGASDEEANAAAPAALSVEELAVLSIDRALDDGLRIKDAIAQVAAEHPLPDGSLPNRKQIYTAVLKIKG comes from the coding sequence ATGAATGCGCGGGACGCCGAGCGGGAGGGCAGCACCTCCGGAAGCGGCATGGTGGTGCTCGCGGCCACGCCGATCGGCAACGTCGGGGATGCGTCCGATCGGTTGAAGGAGTTGCTGCAGCGCGCGGATATCGTCGCCGCCGAGGATACGCGGCGCCTGTTCGACTTGGCGAACCGGCTCGGCGTGCATGTGAACGGCACGGTCGTCGCCTATCACGACCACAATGAGCGCAACAAGGCCGACGGCCTGCTCGACCGCGTGGAGGGCGGGGCGACCGTGCTGGTGGTGTCTGATGCCGGCATGCCGACGATCAACGACCCCGGGCTGGCGATCGTGCGCCGCGCGATCGAGCGGGGGCTTGCGGTCACCTGCGCGCCCGGCCCGAGCGCCGTGCTCGACGCGCTCGCCCTGTCCGGGCTGCCGACCGACCGGTTCTGCTACGAGGGATTCCTGCCGCGCAAGCACGCCGAACGGGTGCAGCACCTGCGCATGCTGCAGGCCGAGCGCCGCACGATCGTGTTCTATGAGACGCCGCACCGCATCGCCGAATCGATGGACGATCTGCTTGACGCCTTCGGGGCGAACCGCCCGATGGCGTTGTGCCGCGAACTGACCAAGGACTACGAGCAGATCCGCCGCGGCCCCATCGCCGAGATCAGGCAGGGCGTGATCGACGATCCGCCCCGGGGCGAAATCGTGCTGGTGATCGCCGGCGCCTCCGACGAGGAGGCCAACGCCGCCGCTCCCGCCGCGCTCAGCGTCGAGGAACTGGCGGTGCTCTCCATCGACCGCGCGCTCGACGACGGGCTGCGCATCAAGGACGCGATCGCGCAGGTGGCCGCCGAGCACCCGCTGCCGGATGGCTCGTTGCCCAACCGCAAGCAGATCTATACGGCCGTGCTCAAGATCAAAGGCTGA
- a CDS encoding GH36-type glycosyl hydrolase domain-containing protein: protein MSNAADAPAFSAWSNWKQGSDRSVAVGAGELSIRIGACGDLLGVRAGDIQISQYRPGPNDPGISGLWLRRRQGSHIDAVPLLGVRSSSRFAIERGVATWRGSALGVVWTVSLHVSGDGSAWAWRVAVTPGDPSAAAGTWDVASAQDVALAPIEQAMSSEPYISQYVAYHAQDVDGFGRVLAARQGMACAPRMPMLVAAFAEGARAHLTDGFDFYGREARMGGEPAALRSADWNGGRTNQYEFGMACLLSAPQTIADASDTLVFTQVNLFDGDYRGEMADGCARIGETVDLFADAVEAGGPDVSEVSGTPCLHDRASLLATASMLNGRPMEDDAFLALGGGEASDIETASDGTVLSYFGRNARHVVSQAKEMVVDRSHGQILLANGSTDPARPVMAATTYAPGVFASHIVLGNTNMNRLVSVHRTSLNLLRSQGVRLLIRVDGEWRLLGVPSAYVMDLGGSAWIYQLDSGVIRVETVASASRNVIGLHVVSDAAIDVIVTVDIESPEQWDAFVSAETPESGAGVVFAPAAGSPAAAHCPNLRYVFASDRGTPSDDAPLFAGHAHGSAVITFAAEGVRELRVAAAASDNGVSQASELAASALGVRGAVDGDGIDSDTDAVLAEHYRIISAYADDLQVRTDGRLAELNRVVPWFVQNALVHFLSPHGLEQYSGAAWGTRDVCQGPFELALAFGHFDTAREIILGVLRHQNPDGSLPQWFMFDEYRAMYQHDSHGDIPVWPLMAVGEYLEATGDTSILGDTAPYWDEPNGDYSAESHTVCDHLLSILSYIRAHRVPGTELFSYGEGDWDDTLQPAQASMKKEMASTWTIALLYQATRRLGELLRGKNGCEALSDQCSSEASTIRGAFTKDFIFDDVLAGYVSFTDEGPKPVIHPDDTRTGITYRLIPMTRSIIAGLLDDEETRRHEAIIDEHLHYPDGVRLMNRPAAYHDGVTTVFKRGEQAANVGREIGLMYTHAHIRYTEALAALGRDSVAEELLRISPVGQFRRLSTSEPRQRNCYFASSDADFPTRYDAAGQWDRLRADAADPVGVRGGWRVYSSGPGIYLRQVMQHVFGLSVHADGVVIDPLLAMQDDGTEIAVTLFGKPRTIRYRVVEGSRPVAVEADGRAIDGERLALRYRDGGLLVSRESLGDSRDIVITLGTAPRVR, encoded by the coding sequence ATGTCCAACGCTGCAGACGCTCCCGCCTTCTCTGCGTGGAGCAATTGGAAGCAAGGCTCCGACCGGTCGGTCGCCGTTGGCGCCGGCGAGCTGAGCATCCGCATCGGCGCATGCGGCGATCTGCTCGGTGTACGTGCCGGTGACATCCAGATCTCGCAGTACCGCCCCGGTCCCAATGACCCCGGCATCAGCGGGTTGTGGCTGCGCCGCCGCCAAGGCTCGCATATCGACGCGGTGCCGCTGCTCGGCGTGCGCTCGTCGTCGAGATTCGCGATCGAACGCGGCGTCGCGACATGGCGCGGATCGGCGCTCGGCGTCGTCTGGACCGTGTCGCTGCATGTCTCCGGCGATGGGAGCGCTTGGGCGTGGCGCGTGGCGGTGACCCCCGGCGATCCGTCGGCGGCGGCCGGAACCTGGGATGTGGCCAGCGCTCAGGATGTGGCATTGGCTCCGATCGAACAGGCCATGTCCAGCGAGCCGTACATCTCCCAGTACGTGGCCTACCATGCCCAGGACGTCGATGGCTTCGGCCGCGTGCTTGCCGCCCGTCAGGGCATGGCGTGCGCGCCGCGGATGCCCATGCTCGTCGCCGCGTTCGCCGAAGGGGCGCGCGCCCACTTGACCGACGGTTTCGATTTCTATGGCCGTGAGGCGCGTATGGGCGGCGAGCCGGCCGCGCTGCGCAGCGCCGATTGGAACGGCGGCAGGACCAATCAATACGAGTTCGGCATGGCCTGTCTGCTGTCCGCGCCGCAGACGATCGCGGACGCCTCGGATACGTTGGTGTTCACGCAAGTCAATCTGTTTGACGGCGATTACCGCGGCGAGATGGCGGACGGTTGTGCGCGCATCGGCGAGACGGTGGATCTCTTTGCCGACGCCGTGGAAGCCGGCGGTCCCGACGTGTCAGAGGTCTCCGGCACCCCCTGCCTGCATGACCGCGCCTCGCTGCTGGCCACCGCCTCCATGCTGAACGGCCGGCCCATGGAAGACGATGCGTTCCTGGCACTGGGCGGCGGAGAGGCCTCCGACATCGAGACCGCTTCCGATGGCACCGTGCTTTCGTATTTCGGCCGCAACGCCCGCCATGTCGTTTCGCAGGCCAAGGAAATGGTCGTGGACCGTTCCCACGGGCAGATCCTGCTGGCCAACGGTTCCACCGACCCCGCGCGTCCCGTCATGGCCGCCACCACGTATGCGCCCGGCGTGTTCGCCTCGCATATCGTGCTCGGCAACACCAACATGAATCGTCTGGTCTCCGTGCACCGCACCAGCCTCAACCTGCTGCGTTCGCAGGGTGTGCGCCTGCTTATACGGGTCGACGGCGAATGGCGTCTGCTCGGCGTGCCCTCCGCCTATGTCATGGATCTGGGCGGCTCGGCATGGATCTATCAGTTGGATTCCGGCGTGATCCGTGTCGAAACCGTTGCCTCGGCAAGCCGGAACGTCATCGGGCTGCATGTCGTCTCGGACGCGGCGATCGATGTCATCGTTACCGTCGACATCGAATCGCCCGAGCAGTGGGATGCCTTCGTTTCCGCCGAAACGCCGGAATCCGGCGCCGGCGTGGTATTCGCCCCTGCCGCGGGTTCTCCGGCCGCGGCGCATTGCCCGAACCTGCGGTACGTATTCGCGTCGGACCGGGGCACGCCATCCGACGACGCTCCGCTGTTCGCGGGCCACGCCCACGGCAGTGCGGTGATCACGTTTGCGGCCGAGGGGGTGCGCGAGTTGCGCGTGGCTGCCGCCGCCAGCGACAATGGGGTCTCGCAGGCCTCCGAGCTCGCCGCGTCGGCGTTGGGAGTGCGCGGGGCGGTCGACGGCGATGGTATCGATAGTGATACCGATGCCGTGCTTGCCGAGCACTATCGCATCATCAGCGCGTACGCCGATGATCTGCAGGTGCGCACCGATGGCCGTCTGGCGGAACTCAACCGCGTCGTGCCGTGGTTCGTGCAGAACGCCCTGGTGCATTTCCTCTCGCCGCACGGTCTGGAACAGTATTCCGGCGCGGCTTGGGGCACGCGTGACGTATGCCAGGGGCCGTTCGAGCTGGCGCTCGCCTTCGGCCATTTCGACACCGCGCGCGAGATCATCCTCGGCGTGCTGCGCCACCAGAATCCCGATGGTTCGCTGCCGCAGTGGTTCATGTTCGACGAGTACCGCGCGATGTACCAGCACGACTCGCACGGCGACATCCCGGTGTGGCCCCTCATGGCGGTCGGCGAATATCTGGAGGCCACCGGCGACACGTCGATCCTCGGCGACACGGCGCCGTACTGGGATGAGCCGAACGGCGACTACTCCGCCGAGTCGCATACCGTATGCGACCATCTGCTGTCCATCCTGTCGTACATCCGCGCCCACCGGGTACCCGGCACCGAACTGTTCTCCTACGGGGAGGGCGATTGGGACGACACGCTGCAGCCGGCGCAGGCCTCGATGAAGAAGGAGATGGCCTCCACTTGGACGATCGCGCTGCTGTACCAGGCCACGCGGCGCCTGGGCGAACTGCTGCGAGGCAAGAATGGTTGCGAGGCCCTCTCGGACCAGTGCTCGAGCGAGGCCTCTACCATCCGCGGGGCGTTCACGAAAGACTTCATCTTCGACGACGTGCTTGCCGGATATGTTTCGTTCACCGACGAGGGGCCGAAGCCGGTGATCCATCCCGACGACACGCGTACGGGCATCACCTATCGCCTGATCCCGATGACCAGGTCGATCATCGCCGGGCTGCTGGATGACGAGGAGACCCGCCGCCATGAGGCCATCATCGACGAGCATCTGCACTATCCCGACGGCGTGCGCCTGATGAACCGCCCGGCCGCTTATCATGACGGCGTCACCACGGTGTTCAAGCGCGGCGAGCAGGCCGCGAACGTCGGCCGGGAGATCGGTCTGATGTACACGCATGCGCATATCCGCTATACCGAGGCGTTGGCGGCGCTGGGCCGCGACAGCGTGGCCGAGGAACTGCTGCGCATCAGTCCGGTCGGCCAGTTCCGCCGTCTGTCGACCAGCGAACCGCGACAGCGCAACTGCTACTTCGCGTCATCCGATGCCGATTTCCCGACGCGCTATGATGCGGCGGGCCAGTGGGATCGGCTGCGCGCCGACGCAGCCGATCCGGTCGGCGTACGCGGCGGCTGGCGCGTCTACTCGTCCGGCCCCGGCATCTATCTGCGCCAGGTCATGCAGCATGTGTTCGGCCTGAGCGTCCACGCCGACGGCGTGGTCATCGACCCGCTGCTCGCCATGCAGGACGATGGTACCGAGATCGCCGTGACGCTGTTCGGCAAACCGCGCACGATCCGTTATCGCGTGGTCGAGGGAAGCCGGCCGGTGGCGGTCGAAGCCGATGGCAGGGCGATCGACGGGGAGCGGCTGGCGCTGCGCTACCGCGATGGCGGTCTGCTCGTCAGCCGGGAATCGCTCGGCGACTCGCGCGACATCGTGATCACGCTTGGCACGGCGCCGCGAGTACGCTGA